Genomic window (Gemmatimonadota bacterium):
CCGGGCTTGGGATGGTCGGGAATTTCGCGAATGCGCGACCGCAGCTGATCGGCTGTCATCACTTGAGGATCGTGAATGGCGAGGGAAGCTCGGGATTGGCAGGCGGCGTCAACACGATGAGCTGCTTCACGCCGGCGGCCTCCGGCCCCTGGCGCATCGCGGTCAGGAACTCGTCGATGGCCTCCGTGGGTCCGGCGACCGTACACTCGATGTTGCCACTCGAGAGGTTACGAACCCACCCGGCGAGGCCAAGCCGCACGGCCGTGCTGCGGGCAAATGCACGAAACCCGACGCCCTGGACATCACCGGCAATTTCGAAATGAACTAATCGCACGACATGCGGCGTGGGGTCAGGAGCGCGGACTCAGGAGAGCGGCAAGGATGGATGCGAGGACCGACTCCGCGCTAGCCCCCGTCGGGGCAACCCGCAGCTCACCCGACCGGACACGTCGAGCGACCTGGTCGAGCACTTCGAGCGCCGCCGCCTGGGCATCGGTCTCCTCGACCAACGCCTCCAGTGTTTCCGGCGCGTTCTCGATCACGACCGAAAGGCGCTCCCCTGTCTCGTGATCGAACGGTGATATGTCTAGCGGCGCGCTGAACTCCGCCGTTGCGGACAGGTCCTCATCCGCCGTTGACTCGTCCTCGCCCGCCTCCAGAATCGGCTCCCAGGTTGACGCGAAGGCCATTGGAACCACCTCTGGCTGCTCCGCGTGGTGGCCCGACTGGGCGTCCGCGACAACTTCGACCGGCACCTCCACCCCAAACGCACTCTCGGACACTGCGGCGACTGCTTCAGGGAATTCGGTCGGCTCTATCTGTTCGAGCCCCTGAACATCTGCGTCGGCAGTTTCCAGAGCGCCCTGCCGTGGCTCGACCGCAAACCCGCTCTCGAGCACCTCGGCCGACTCAACCAGCGGAGGCGCCTCAACGCGACCTTCGAGCTCGCCTTCCAGCTCAAGGTAGGGCGGCACCTCAACATCGGCCGCTACGTCGGCCGCCAACTCGCCCGGTTCCGGCACAACCTCAATCATGGCCTCCGGTTCCGGCACAACCTCAATCATGGCCTCTGGTTCCTGCACCGGTGACACGAGGGCTTCGACGATTCCCTCGACTGCCCCGGACGGTTCCGCAGCGTCAAAGCCGGCCTGATCGCTCGTGCGATCCAGCAGGTTGCCCGGAATCAGGTCGCTGATCGCGAGGGCCGACGGCAGGTCGTCAATCGTCTTCGTGGCCTCCGGCGTTCCCGGCCGCACCAGAAGGCCCGGGATCGCGCCGGCCCGCGAGCCGTGCGTAAGTGCGGGGCGCGGTCCTCCCGGGCCAACGAACGGACGGGGACGGGATCGGCCTTGAGACTCCGAGGTGGCTGGCATGCGCGGGCTCCGGTGGATGGGGGCCCACGGTTCGTCTACCAGCCGTGAGTACCCTTCAGGGGGACGAACCTCACGGGGGCAATGTCACGCCGCTCGACCACCCCGTCCCGCTTGGTGAGGAGTGCCAGGACCTGCTCTTCCTGATCGCCCACGGGGATGAGCATTCGTCCGCCTTCGCCCAGCTGGTCCACGAGCGGCTGCGGCACCGACGGCCCTCCCGCGGAGACCAGAATTAC
Coding sequences:
- a CDS encoding acylphosphatase; protein product: MRLVHFEIAGDVQGVGFRAFARSTAVRLGLAGWVRNLSSGNIECTVAGPTEAIDEFLTAMRQGPEAAGVKQLIVLTPPANPELPSPFTILK